CGGGTCCAGTCCGTGGCCCTGCGGCTGATCGTCGAGCGCGAGCTGGAGCGTGAAGCCTTCCGGCCCGACGAGTTCTGGATCGTCACCGCCGCCCTCGAGGTTCCGGGGGACGAGGTCGTCGAGGCCGAGCTGTTGCGTCTCGACGGCGAGAAGGCCCGCCCGACGAGCTGGGACCAGGTCCGAGAGTTGCTCTACGAGCTCCACGAGGGCGACTGGAAGGTCAAGCGCTTCAGCAAGCGCAAGCATAAGCGCCAACCCCAGCCCCCCTACATCACCAGCACCCTGCAGCGCGACGCCTCGACCCGGTTGGGCTTCAACCCCAAACGCACCATGCGCGCCGCCCAGCGGCTCTACGAGGGCGTCGAGCTGGGCCGACGGGGTCAGGTCGGCCTGATCACCTACATGCGCACCGATTCGGTGCGCATCTCCGACGAGGGCCTGGCCAAGGCCCGGGACTGGATCGAGCAGCACCATCCCCAGTACGCCCTGAAGCAGCCGCGGACCTTCAAGGGCAAGAAGGGAGCCCAGGACGCCCACGAGGCCATCCGGCCCACCGACCCCGCCCTGGAGCCCGACGAGATCGCCAAGTATCTGGAGCCGGACCAGCGCAAGCTCTACGAGTTGATCTGGGGCCGCTTCCTGGCCTCGCAGATGGCCCCGGCCGTCTACGACAAAACCCAGGCTCGCATCGCCTGCGGGCGCGCCGAGTTCTCGGCCAAGGGCTCGGTGCTGCGCGACCCCGGCTTTCTCACCGTTTACCCGGATCCGGGGCGCTCCGAGGACAACATCCTGCCCGTCCTGGCGGAGGGCGACGAGCTGACCCTGGCCTGGCTCGACGGCCGACAGAAGTTCACCCAGCCGCCGCCGCGCTTCAAGCCCGCCAGCCTGGTCAAGGAGCTGGAGAAGAGCGGCATCGGTCGACCCTCGACCTACGCCGCCATCCTCTCCACCCTGATGGAACGCAACTACGTCGTCAGCGGAGCCAACCGCGCCCT
This genomic stretch from Candidatus Coatesbacteria bacterium harbors:
- the topA gene encoding type I DNA topoisomerase → MAGKTKAKPLIIVESPTKVRTIERYLGGDYRVASSKGHIRDLPKSKLGVDLTDGFAPTYSVIPRKKKVVDELRRQARGAKVYLACDPDREGEAICWHLAQLIDDGADLYRITFNEITKSAVLKALENPGRIDQALVDAQQARRILDRLVGYQVSPILWKAVRRGLSAGRVQSVALRLIVERELEREAFRPDEFWIVTAALEVPGDEVVEAELLRLDGEKARPTSWDQVRELLYELHEGDWKVKRFSKRKHKRQPQPPYITSTLQRDASTRLGFNPKRTMRAAQRLYEGVELGRRGQVGLITYMRTDSVRISDEGLAKARDWIEQHHPQYALKQPRTFKGKKGAQDAHEAIRPTDPALEPDEIAKYLEPDQRKLYELIWGRFLASQMAPAVYDKTQARIACGRAEFSAKGSVLRDPGFLTVYPDPGRSEDNILPVLAEGDELTLAWLDGRQKFTQPPPRFKPASLVKELEKSGIGRPSTYAAILSTLMERNYVVSGANRALVPTELGRLVIKLLLVGFPKLLKVDFTAEMERELDEIAQGEKDWRAVLDEFYESFRPEL